The Dermochelys coriacea isolate rDerCor1 chromosome 12, rDerCor1.pri.v4, whole genome shotgun sequence genome has a window encoding:
- the FAAP24 gene encoding Fanconi anemia core complex-associated protein 24 isoform X12 yields the protein MERVTDSSRITRSCILYISEADLVAGNGFKRRLVRFRNASSLHGIVIVEKTQISDQYFPTVQKFIVLELGMTLLPVANQGEASQLIIQLVHEQSKDHTSNPFLHKKCPQLVEASILRTVQQIPGVGKTKALLLLQQFVSIHQLCNASVQDLELVVGQTIAQQIHTFFTQTK from the exons ATGGAGAGGGTCACAGATAGCTCAAGGATTACAAG ATCTTGCATTTTGTATATTTCTGAAGCAGATTTGGTGGCAGGAAATGGCTTCAAAAGACGTCTTGTTCGGTTTAGAAAT GCCAGCAGTCTTCATGGGATTGTGATAGTTGAAAAAACCCAGATAAGTGATCAATACTTTCCGACAGTGCAGAAGTTTATTGTGCTAGAACTTGGAATGACATTGCTTCCAGTGGCCAATCAGGGAGAAGCATCTCAACTTATTATCCAGCTA gTCCATGAGCAAAGCAAGGATCACACTAGTAACCCCTTTCTTCATAAAAAATGTCCCCAGCTAGTGGAGGCATCAATACTTCGGACAGTCCAGCAGATTCCAGGAGTTGGGAAAACAAAAGCTCTGCTTCTACTACAGCAATTTGTAAGCATCCACCAGCTTTGCAATGCATCTGTCCAGGACCTCGAGCTAGTAGTAGGACAAACAATAGCACAACAAATTCATACTTTCTTTACACAGACAAAGTGA
- the FAAP24 gene encoding Fanconi anemia core complex-associated protein 24 isoform X11, whose product MTAKETTPVKAGVVSVPYGHVIGNEKWRGSQIAQGLQDLVAGNGFKRRLVRFRNASSLHGIVIVEKTQISDQYFPTVQKFIVLELGMTLLPVANQGEASQLIIQLVHEQSKDHTSNPFLHKKCPQLVEASILRTVQQIPGVGKTKALLLLQQFVSIHQLCNASVQDLELVVGQTIAQQIHTFFTQTK is encoded by the exons ATGACAGCAAAAGAAACCACTCCTGTCAAAGCAGGAGTTGTCAGTGTCCCTTACGGACATGTGATTGGAAATGAGAAATGGAGAGGGTCACAGATAGCTCAAGGATTACAAG ATTTGGTGGCAGGAAATGGCTTCAAAAGACGTCTTGTTCGGTTTAGAAAT GCCAGCAGTCTTCATGGGATTGTGATAGTTGAAAAAACCCAGATAAGTGATCAATACTTTCCGACAGTGCAGAAGTTTATTGTGCTAGAACTTGGAATGACATTGCTTCCAGTGGCCAATCAGGGAGAAGCATCTCAACTTATTATCCAGCTA gTCCATGAGCAAAGCAAGGATCACACTAGTAACCCCTTTCTTCATAAAAAATGTCCCCAGCTAGTGGAGGCATCAATACTTCGGACAGTCCAGCAGATTCCAGGAGTTGGGAAAACAAAAGCTCTGCTTCTACTACAGCAATTTGTAAGCATCCACCAGCTTTGCAATGCATCTGTCCAGGACCTCGAGCTAGTAGTAGGACAAACAATAGCACAACAAATTCATACTTTCTTTACACAGACAAAGTGA
- the FAAP24 gene encoding Fanconi anemia core complex-associated protein 24 isoform X7, which produces MTAKETTPVKAGVVSVPYGHVIGNEKWRGSQIAQGLQGKIKLILEDGLGLVDFHLSNRSCILYISEADLVAGNGFKRRLVRFRNASSLHGIVIVEKTQISDQYFPTVQKFIVLELGMTLLPVANQGEASQLIIQLVHEQSKDHTSNPFLHKKCPQLVEASILRTVQQIPGVGKTKALLLLQQFEGKAEGPIIRFLIN; this is translated from the exons ATGACAGCAAAAGAAACCACTCCTGTCAAAGCAGGAGTTGTCAGTGTCCCTTACGGACATGTGATTGGAAATGAGAAATGGAGAGGGTCACAGATAGCTCAAGGATTACAAG GGAAAATTAAGCTAATTCTTGAAGATGGCTTAGGACTTGTGGATTTTCATCTTTCAAACAGATCTTGCATTTTGTATATTTCTGAAGCAGATTTGGTGGCAGGAAATGGCTTCAAAAGACGTCTTGTTCGGTTTAGAAAT GCCAGCAGTCTTCATGGGATTGTGATAGTTGAAAAAACCCAGATAAGTGATCAATACTTTCCGACAGTGCAGAAGTTTATTGTGCTAGAACTTGGAATGACATTGCTTCCAGTGGCCAATCAGGGAGAAGCATCTCAACTTATTATCCAGCTA gTCCATGAGCAAAGCAAGGATCACACTAGTAACCCCTTTCTTCATAAAAAATGTCCCCAGCTAGTGGAGGCATCAATACTTCGGACAGTCCAGCAGATTCCAGGAGTTGGGAAAACAAAAGCTCTGCTTCTACTACAGCAATTT
- the FAAP24 gene encoding Fanconi anemia core complex-associated protein 24 isoform X3, producing the protein MTAKETTPVKAGVVSVPYGHVIGNEKWRGSQIAQGLQGKIKLILEDGLGLVDFHLSNRSCILYISEADLVAGNGFKRRLVRFRNASSLHGIVIVEKTQISDQYFPTVQKFIVLELGMTLLPVANQGEASQLIIQLVHEQSKDHTSNPFLHKKCPQLVEASILRTVQQIPGVGKTKALLLLQQFDWCVPVPSLMDCVYIIPLLWGVPVLAFWNMFT; encoded by the exons ATGACAGCAAAAGAAACCACTCCTGTCAAAGCAGGAGTTGTCAGTGTCCCTTACGGACATGTGATTGGAAATGAGAAATGGAGAGGGTCACAGATAGCTCAAGGATTACAAG GGAAAATTAAGCTAATTCTTGAAGATGGCTTAGGACTTGTGGATTTTCATCTTTCAAACAGATCTTGCATTTTGTATATTTCTGAAGCAGATTTGGTGGCAGGAAATGGCTTCAAAAGACGTCTTGTTCGGTTTAGAAAT GCCAGCAGTCTTCATGGGATTGTGATAGTTGAAAAAACCCAGATAAGTGATCAATACTTTCCGACAGTGCAGAAGTTTATTGTGCTAGAACTTGGAATGACATTGCTTCCAGTGGCCAATCAGGGAGAAGCATCTCAACTTATTATCCAGCTA gTCCATGAGCAAAGCAAGGATCACACTAGTAACCCCTTTCTTCATAAAAAATGTCCCCAGCTAGTGGAGGCATCAATACTTCGGACAGTCCAGCAGATTCCAGGAGTTGGGAAAACAAAAGCTCTGCTTCTACTACAGCAATTT GATTGGTGTGTTCCTGTACCATCTCTTATGGATTGTGTTTATATTATACCTCTACTTTGGGGCGTACCTGTACTAGCCTTCTGGAATATGTTTACGTGA
- the FAAP24 gene encoding Fanconi anemia core complex-associated protein 24 isoform X2 codes for MTAKETTPVKAGVVSVPYGHVIGNEKWRGSQIAQGLQGKIKLILEDGLGLVDFHLSNRSCILYISEADLVAGNGFKRRLVRFRNASSLHGIVIVEKTQISDQYFPTVQKFIVLELGMTLLPVANQGEASQLIIQLVHEQSKDHTSNPFLHKKCPQLVEASILRTVQQIPGVGKTKALLLLQQFVSIHQLCNASVQDLELVVGQTIAQQIHTFFTQTK; via the exons ATGACAGCAAAAGAAACCACTCCTGTCAAAGCAGGAGTTGTCAGTGTCCCTTACGGACATGTGATTGGAAATGAGAAATGGAGAGGGTCACAGATAGCTCAAGGATTACAAG GGAAAATTAAGCTAATTCTTGAAGATGGCTTAGGACTTGTGGATTTTCATCTTTCAAACAGATCTTGCATTTTGTATATTTCTGAAGCAGATTTGGTGGCAGGAAATGGCTTCAAAAGACGTCTTGTTCGGTTTAGAAAT GCCAGCAGTCTTCATGGGATTGTGATAGTTGAAAAAACCCAGATAAGTGATCAATACTTTCCGACAGTGCAGAAGTTTATTGTGCTAGAACTTGGAATGACATTGCTTCCAGTGGCCAATCAGGGAGAAGCATCTCAACTTATTATCCAGCTA gTCCATGAGCAAAGCAAGGATCACACTAGTAACCCCTTTCTTCATAAAAAATGTCCCCAGCTAGTGGAGGCATCAATACTTCGGACAGTCCAGCAGATTCCAGGAGTTGGGAAAACAAAAGCTCTGCTTCTACTACAGCAATTTGTAAGCATCCACCAGCTTTGCAATGCATCTGTCCAGGACCTCGAGCTAGTAGTAGGACAAACAATAGCACAACAAATTCATACTTTCTTTACACAGACAAAGTGA
- the FAAP24 gene encoding Fanconi anemia core complex-associated protein 24 isoform X9, which yields MTAKETTPVKAGVVSVPYGHVIGNEKWRGSQIAQGLQADLVAGNGFKRRLVRFRNASSLHGIVIVEKTQISDQYFPTVQKFIVLELGMTLLPVANQGEASQLIIQLVHEQSKDHTSNPFLHKKCPQLVEASILRTVQQIPGVGKTKALLLLQQFVSIHQLCNASVQDLELVVGQTIAQQIHTFFTQTK from the exons ATGACAGCAAAAGAAACCACTCCTGTCAAAGCAGGAGTTGTCAGTGTCCCTTACGGACATGTGATTGGAAATGAGAAATGGAGAGGGTCACAGATAGCTCAAGGATTACAAG CAGATTTGGTGGCAGGAAATGGCTTCAAAAGACGTCTTGTTCGGTTTAGAAAT GCCAGCAGTCTTCATGGGATTGTGATAGTTGAAAAAACCCAGATAAGTGATCAATACTTTCCGACAGTGCAGAAGTTTATTGTGCTAGAACTTGGAATGACATTGCTTCCAGTGGCCAATCAGGGAGAAGCATCTCAACTTATTATCCAGCTA gTCCATGAGCAAAGCAAGGATCACACTAGTAACCCCTTTCTTCATAAAAAATGTCCCCAGCTAGTGGAGGCATCAATACTTCGGACAGTCCAGCAGATTCCAGGAGTTGGGAAAACAAAAGCTCTGCTTCTACTACAGCAATTTGTAAGCATCCACCAGCTTTGCAATGCATCTGTCCAGGACCTCGAGCTAGTAGTAGGACAAACAATAGCACAACAAATTCATACTTTCTTTACACAGACAAAGTGA